One Megamonas hypermegale genomic window carries:
- a CDS encoding serine dehydratase subunit alpha family protein: protein MQQEIYENYINILKEQLVPALGCTEPIAIAYAGAKAREVLGEFPQKVVVKCSGNIIKNVKGVTVPNSGGLKGIDTAALLGIIGGKADMQLEVLESVTDEDRMYLRELLQKDICTCDLVPGTDNLYIDITVYFDNHSAQVVISDSHTNIIKIVKDDTVIYDKVNKIAHVENSAPADKSLLNVKDIIEFANTVNIDDIKPILERQVKCNMAIASEGIKNKYEANVGRNLLALYGEDILPIKARAMASAASEARMSGCSLPVVINSGSGNQGITTCVPLVVYAQYYNIPEEKMYRALAVSNLLAIHQKKYIGNLSAFCGAVSASYACSAAITYMLGGNFNQIASTIINTLGNTCGIICDGAKPSCAAKISSSLDAALLAHTMSMKGDGFKSGEGIVKDDLEKTIRAVGYIGKEGMKSTDIEVLNIMIDKVCP, encoded by the coding sequence ATGCAACAGGAAATTTATGAAAATTACATTAATATTTTAAAAGAGCAATTAGTTCCTGCATTAGGTTGTACAGAACCAATTGCAATCGCTTATGCTGGAGCGAAAGCAAGAGAAGTATTAGGTGAATTTCCACAAAAAGTAGTAGTTAAATGCAGTGGAAATATAATAAAGAACGTAAAAGGTGTTACTGTGCCAAATTCAGGTGGTTTAAAAGGAATTGATACAGCAGCATTATTAGGTATCATCGGTGGTAAAGCTGATATGCAATTAGAAGTATTAGAAAGTGTCACTGATGAAGATAGAATGTATTTGCGTGAATTGTTGCAAAAAGATATTTGCACTTGTGATTTAGTACCAGGTACGGATAATTTATACATTGATATCACTGTTTATTTTGACAATCATAGTGCGCAGGTAGTAATTTCTGATTCACATACAAATATAATTAAAATTGTTAAAGATGATACAGTTATTTACGATAAAGTGAATAAAATTGCCCATGTTGAAAATTCTGCTCCAGCAGATAAATCCTTATTAAATGTAAAAGATATCATTGAATTTGCAAATACTGTAAATATAGATGATATAAAACCGATTTTGGAAAGACAAGTAAAATGTAATATGGCAATAGCTAGCGAAGGTATTAAAAATAAATATGAAGCTAATGTCGGTCGCAATTTATTAGCTTTATATGGTGAAGATATTTTACCAATAAAAGCTAGAGCTATGGCTTCGGCTGCTTCAGAAGCGAGAATGAGTGGTTGTTCCTTGCCTGTAGTAATTAATTCAGGTAGCGGAAATCAGGGAATAACAACTTGCGTTCCACTTGTAGTTTATGCCCAGTATTATAATATTCCAGAAGAAAAAATGTATCGCGCTTTAGCTGTGAGTAATTTATTAGCTATTCATCAGAAAAAATATATTGGCAATTTGTCTGCTTTTTGTGGTGCAGTAAGTGCTTCATATGCTTGTAGTGCAGCTATAACGTATATGCTCGGAGGCAATTTTAACCAAATTGCATCTACAATTATCAATACACTTGGAAATACTTGCGGTATAATTTGCGACGGAGCAAAACCTTCTTGCGCAGCAAAGATTTCATCTTCATTAGATGCAGCACTTTTAGCGCATACAATGAGTATGAAAGGCGATGGTTTTAAATCTGGTGAAGGTATTGTAAAAGATGATTTAGAAAAAACCATTAGAGCTGTAGGTTATATTGGTAAGGAAGGTATGAAATCAACTGATATTGAAGTCTTAAATATAATGATAGATAAAGTCTGTCCATGA